Proteins encoded within one genomic window of Ammonifex degensii KC4:
- a CDS encoding nucleotidyltransferase family protein has protein sequence MSKVPEWKPSEDFIREYVRRVKEKEERLAARKKAALEKARAVAELLKKKYGAEKVMLYGSLAGWSRFHERSDIDIMVWGFKGDFWRMQVEVEETAFPFECSVVCEEAHNS, from the coding sequence TTGAGCAAGGTGCCGGAGTGGAAACCGTCGGAGGATTTCATCAGAGAGTACGTCCGGCGGGTAAAGGAGAAGGAAGAGCGGCTGGCTGCCCGAAAAAAGGCTGCGTTGGAGAAGGCCCGAGCCGTGGCGGAACTCCTTAAGAAGAAATACGGAGCGGAGAAGGTAATGCTTTACGGTTCCCTAGCAGGGTGGAGCAGATTTCACGAGCGCTCGGATATCGACATCATGGTATGGGGCTTCAAGGGCGACTTCTGGCGGATGCAGGTCGAGGTAGAAGAGACAGCTTTTCCCTTCGAATGTTCTGTAGTCTGCGAGGAGGCTCACAACAGTTGA
- a CDS encoding IS200/IS605 family accessory protein TnpB-related protein, producing the protein MITLQCLLEFQSEGDRRKVLDLMCKFSSAERYGYRRLLEGWPREELKKHLAQVFQVNTRYADDAILKASGILSSCRERGQNPTKVVFGGRGLFEKLKKKHLNGPRREELEREWKEKRQGNLYSRGDRTKQGNLNLRFVWIKGELYLRICVGERRWVYAKVVRLVKRERDKWIGFIWDLHQAERTGKWFPYDVELKLKNGEVYAHVSISEKFPPAIVTPENGVIGIDVNAYPFHLALAEVSPDGNLVGYERISLHELLSADRDKREYLAWQVAYWVVGLALEKGRAIAVEDLEKLPKGRRGDGFPKLRRKLQRWVYRGILEKVEVLARRHGVEVIKVNPAYTSVIGKLKYAPQYLIDKDVAGALVIGRRALGFEEELPEAYRCLLKDEEFLLYALAELEEKVKKLKRELKGEENEWRRKAIKARLKATRGELKTLKAHLRALQSGEGEPASQRSPADRRKEPVRGCLSGRRKSWRVLSAALTVPVLEKSPHVRGTVRDFSPLRPVLVSGDWERAVRRPVPVPGAGAAVQECS; encoded by the coding sequence GTGATAACCCTCCAGTGCCTCCTGGAGTTTCAGAGCGAAGGAGACAGGCGGAAGGTCCTCGACCTCATGTGTAAGTTTTCCTCCGCCGAAAGGTATGGTTACCGGAGGCTCCTTGAGGGCTGGCCGAGGGAAGAATTAAAGAAGCACCTGGCCCAGGTCTTCCAGGTCAACACCCGCTACGCCGACGACGCCATCCTCAAAGCCTCCGGTATCCTGTCTTCTTGTCGGGAGAGGGGGCAGAACCCCACCAAGGTAGTCTTCGGCGGGAGAGGCCTCTTCGAGAAGCTGAAAAAGAAGCACCTGAACGGCCCGAGGCGTGAAGAGCTGGAGAGGGAGTGGAAGGAGAAAAGGCAGGGTAACCTCTACTCCAGGGGAGACAGGACGAAGCAGGGCAACCTCAACCTCCGGTTTGTCTGGATAAAAGGGGAGCTTTATCTCCGGATATGTGTGGGGGAAAGACGGTGGGTCTATGCGAAGGTCGTAAGGCTGGTGAAGAGAGAAAGAGACAAGTGGATAGGCTTCATCTGGGACCTCCACCAGGCGGAGAGGACAGGTAAGTGGTTCCCCTACGATGTGGAGCTTAAGCTCAAAAACGGTGAAGTCTACGCCCACGTGAGCATAAGCGAAAAGTTTCCCCCTGCCATCGTCACTCCCGAAAACGGGGTCATAGGGATAGACGTCAACGCCTACCCCTTTCACCTGGCGCTGGCGGAAGTCTCCCCCGACGGCAACCTCGTGGGCTACGAGAGGATAAGCCTCCACGAACTCCTTTCTGCCGACCGCGACAAGAGGGAGTACCTTGCCTGGCAGGTGGCCTACTGGGTAGTCGGCCTGGCCCTGGAGAAGGGCAGGGCCATAGCCGTGGAAGACCTGGAGAAGCTCCCGAAGGGCAGGAGGGGAGACGGCTTCCCTAAGCTGAGGCGAAAGCTCCAGCGCTGGGTCTACAGGGGCATCCTGGAGAAGGTAGAGGTCCTGGCCAGGAGGCACGGGGTGGAAGTAATCAAAGTAAACCCCGCCTACACCTCGGTGATAGGGAAGCTCAAGTACGCGCCCCAGTACCTGATAGACAAGGACGTGGCCGGGGCTCTGGTGATAGGTCGCCGGGCCTTAGGCTTCGAGGAGGAGCTGCCGGAAGCTTACCGGTGTCTCTTAAAAGACGAAGAGTTCCTGCTCTACGCTTTAGCCGAGCTCGAAGAGAAGGTGAAAAAGCTCAAGCGGGAGCTGAAGGGAGAAGAGAATGAGTGGCGGAGGAAGGCCATAAAAGCCAGACTCAAGGCCACACGCGGTGAACTGAAGACCCTCAAAGCCCACCTTCGGGCTCTTCAAAGCGGGGAGGGTGAGCCCGCTTCCCAAAGAAGCCCGGCCGACCGACGGAAGGAGCCGGTGAGGGGCTGCCTTTCGGGGCGGCGAAAAAGTTGGCGAGTCCTCTCCGCAGCCCTCACCGTCCCGGTCCTCGAAAAGTCCCCTCACGTGAGGGGCACCGTGAGGGACTTTTCTCCCTTGAGGCCGGTCCTGGTCTCGGGGGACTGGGAGCGGGCGGTGAGAAGGCCAGTCCCCGTTCCTGGTGCGGGGGCGGCTGTGCAAGAGTGTAGCTAA
- a CDS encoding nucleotidyltransferase domain-containing protein — MKKVVLFGSLAEGRAIPGSDADLLIVLTESNKPFPERLAEWSAKIEIDFPIEVFPYTQEELHVPLARTALEKGITLFERP; from the coding sequence GTGAAAAAAGTTGTCCTCTTCGGCTCCCTGGCCGAAGGCCGGGCAATACCGGGAAGCGACGCCGACCTTTTGATCGTCCTTACCGAAAGCAATAAGCCTTTCCCGGAACGCCTGGCCGAGTGGTCGGCAAAGATAGAGATCGACTTTCCTATAGAGGTTTTTCCTTACACTCAGGAAGAGCTACATGTGCCCCTGGCCCGCACCGCCCTGGAGAAAGGGATAACGCTTTTCGAAAGGCCCTGA
- a CDS encoding HEPN domain-containing protein, which yields MLEFSTKKPLVPARSHLQRTKGWEWSLGRCGILLPRRRGEDMPERSTDWIKQARRDLEAARRMAQEAFFEWACFVSQQAAEKAVKAVFQKLGGLAWGHSVFELLRALQTKVKVGEEILDCARTLDKFYVPARYPNGFAAGSPFEYFTEKEAENALFCAGRIVEFCEGILAREGRAPEGPEKRSRTPRPGE from the coding sequence TTGCTGGAGTTTTCGACAAAGAAGCCGCTAGTTCCTGCCAGAAGCCACCTCCAAAGGACAAAAGGATGGGAGTGGAGCCTCGGCAGGTGTGGTATACTTTTGCCAAGAAGGAGAGGCGAGGATATGCCTGAGCGGAGTACCGACTGGATAAAACAGGCGAGACGCGATCTCGAGGCCGCCCGGAGAATGGCACAGGAGGCCTTCTTTGAGTGGGCCTGCTTTGTCTCGCAGCAGGCGGCTGAGAAAGCGGTGAAAGCCGTCTTCCAGAAGCTCGGCGGGCTTGCCTGGGGACACTCGGTGTTTGAACTTCTGCGCGCTCTGCAAACTAAGGTGAAAGTGGGAGAAGAGATCCTGGACTGCGCCCGCACGCTGGACAAATTCTATGTTCCTGCGAGGTACCCCAACGGATTCGCTGCCGGAAGCCCCTTCGAGTATTTCACGGAGAAGGAGGCAGAGAATGCGCTCTTTTGTGCGGGAAGAATCGTGGAATTCTGTGAAGGTATTCTGGCTCGAGAAGGAAGAGCTCCTGAAGGCCCTGAAAAGAGAAGCCGAACGCCTCGGCCGGGAGAATAA
- a CDS encoding RNA-guided endonuclease InsQ/TnpB family protein, translated as MILTTGLRLPGELVGPLKNLTALGLKVQEQVLRMYWSPEGLEAVASSPGKAWKLLDTQLSRPQDVYVPSRVWRCVLESAGRVLRSMAERKRIFELLLPYFNGKAKDAAKELYGLLKKDGEGEKFGYLFNVAEAIANFYAEHERLPKDFFELQKKPEPKKFTFTTSPDDGPEKGQVVRYECDGRVLRGRVKLPTCPEPRKEEDWRWFSFEAELPEELQEKLARGGKLCAPDLRLKVKPSGKLVALLDVKVEVPEDEPSGEEDRALGVDWGLRKLVTGTVVSKKGQLTPPFFVFWQALKAKLLRIREGISRLQKTRDRYEKKSPEWKKYNRMIASAWQKYHRIQHQLAHQVSSLLVLLARAFGCRYIFIEWLLTLRGKKGRSKDLNWWVTTTVRGLLFRLLRYKARLLGIRVVPVPPGGTSTVCPRCLKEGKRVKSPGEPEEKDSGSWFVCPSCGYSADRDYVGSLNVGRTGFKLERPLTYTVCRAAAKPFPSQGALKAMTFTTLGYIKSVFVANFNALTELLEPAVLPSIT; from the coding sequence TTGATACTGACGACCGGCCTGAGACTCCCTGGCGAGCTGGTCGGGCCCTTGAAGAACCTCACTGCCCTGGGACTCAAAGTCCAGGAGCAGGTGCTGAGGATGTACTGGTCGCCTGAAGGTCTGGAAGCTGTGGCCTCTTCCCCCGGCAAGGCGTGGAAGCTCCTGGACACGCAGCTTTCCCGCCCGCAGGACGTCTACGTCCCCAGCCGCGTGTGGCGCTGCGTCCTGGAGTCGGCGGGGCGCGTCCTGCGCTCCATGGCCGAGAGAAAACGCATCTTCGAGCTCCTCCTGCCCTACTTCAACGGCAAGGCCAAAGACGCCGCGAAGGAGCTTTACGGCCTGCTCAAAAAAGACGGGGAAGGGGAGAAGTTCGGGTACCTCTTCAACGTGGCCGAGGCCATAGCCAACTTCTACGCCGAGCACGAAAGGCTTCCTAAAGACTTCTTCGAGCTCCAGAAGAAGCCCGAGCCTAAAAAGTTCACCTTCACGACTTCCCCGGACGACGGCCCTGAGAAAGGGCAGGTGGTGAGGTACGAGTGTGACGGGAGAGTCCTGCGGGGCCGAGTGAAGCTCCCTACCTGCCCCGAGCCCAGGAAGGAAGAAGACTGGCGGTGGTTCTCCTTCGAGGCCGAACTGCCGGAGGAACTTCAAGAGAAGCTGGCCCGGGGAGGGAAGCTCTGTGCCCCTGACCTGAGGCTCAAGGTCAAGCCTTCGGGCAAGCTCGTCGCCCTCCTCGACGTCAAGGTGGAGGTGCCGGAAGACGAGCCTTCGGGTGAAGAAGACCGGGCGCTGGGGGTCGACTGGGGCCTGAGGAAGCTCGTGACCGGCACCGTGGTCTCGAAGAAAGGACAGCTCACCCCTCCCTTCTTCGTCTTCTGGCAGGCCTTAAAAGCCAAGCTCCTCCGCATCCGGGAGGGGATAAGCCGGCTGCAGAAGACACGCGACCGGTATGAAAAGAAGAGCCCGGAGTGGAAGAAGTACAACCGGATGATAGCCTCTGCCTGGCAGAAGTACCACCGGATACAGCACCAGCTCGCCCACCAGGTATCGAGCCTCTTAGTGCTCTTAGCCAGGGCCTTCGGCTGCCGGTACATCTTTATCGAGTGGCTTCTCACCCTGCGTGGGAAGAAGGGAAGGTCGAAAGACCTCAACTGGTGGGTGACCACCACGGTGAGGGGGCTTCTCTTCAGGCTCCTGAGGTACAAAGCGCGGCTTTTAGGGATCAGGGTCGTACCGGTCCCTCCAGGCGGCACGAGTACCGTTTGCCCCAGGTGCCTGAAGGAAGGCAAGCGCGTCAAGTCGCCGGGGGAGCCTGAGGAGAAGGACTCCGGTTCCTGGTTTGTCTGTCCTTCCTGCGGGTACAGTGCCGACCGGGACTACGTGGGGAGCCTCAACGTCGGGAGGACGGGCTTTAAGCTCGAAAGGCCGCTGACCTACACGGTCTGTCGCGCCGCGGCGAAGCCGTTCCCGTCGCAGGGAGCCCTCAAGGCGATGACCTTCACCACGCTGGGATATATCAAAAGCGTCTTTGTGGCCAACTTTAATGCGCTGACCGAACTCCTGGAACCCGCAGTCTTACCTAGTATAACCTAG
- a CDS encoding sugar transferase, translating into MSRWMRVALVLGDLICLHLGYLVAFLLRFRGSLPPENWSAYLELAPWLTLAALLFLYVYSLTLPRRQRWAEIFSSLICVVALLFLSGLSLSYIMQTYAFPRSVFFLAAVLQLVFLASWRRALWTWILRRHGPLALLIVGPWDEASKRREQLEKHRPLLFQVRGIVTDTVPPDRREDSSISLATYDELPVVLERLQPEGVLFCSSVPLEERSRLMAKAVAQGTSVFLIPRLEDLLLAGASMEPLNGIPAFRILGLQEMAVGGWKRLLDFALALVLAVPALPIILLAALAVKLDSPGAPAFYVQERVGRGGRVFRLIKLRTMVPEAEKDTGPVLATRDDPRLTRVGRFLRATRIDELPQLWNVLKGDMSFVGPRPERPFFVSQLEREIPGYYLRHCLPPGITGLAQVEGEYSTPPEDKLRYDLLYARSASLLTDLRIILRTLSVMMLRDKAS; encoded by the coding sequence ATGTCGCGCTGGATGAGGGTAGCCTTGGTTCTAGGAGACTTGATCTGCCTTCACCTCGGTTATCTGGTGGCCTTCCTTCTCCGCTTTCGAGGAAGTCTCCCGCCGGAGAACTGGAGTGCTTACCTGGAGCTGGCTCCCTGGCTCACGCTGGCTGCCCTGCTGTTCCTTTATGTCTATAGCCTTACTTTACCCCGGCGCCAGCGCTGGGCGGAAATCTTTTCCTCTCTCATTTGCGTGGTTGCTCTCCTGTTCCTTTCCGGCTTGAGCCTTTCCTACATTATGCAAACTTACGCTTTTCCCCGGTCCGTTTTCTTCCTGGCCGCCGTCTTGCAGCTTGTCTTTTTAGCCTCTTGGCGGCGGGCGCTGTGGACGTGGATTTTACGCCGCCACGGGCCTTTGGCTTTGCTGATAGTGGGCCCTTGGGACGAGGCTTCTAAGCGCCGGGAGCAACTGGAGAAGCACCGACCTTTGCTCTTTCAGGTCCGCGGCATCGTCACCGACACCGTGCCCCCGGATCGAAGAGAAGACTCCTCGATCAGTTTGGCTACCTACGATGAACTCCCTGTGGTTCTGGAGCGGTTGCAGCCGGAAGGGGTGCTCTTCTGCTCCTCTGTGCCCTTGGAAGAAAGAAGCCGTCTGATGGCCAAAGCGGTGGCGCAGGGTACTTCTGTTTTTCTGATACCACGGCTGGAAGACCTGCTTCTGGCCGGTGCTTCCATGGAGCCGCTTAACGGCATCCCTGCCTTCCGCATACTCGGCCTGCAGGAAATGGCGGTGGGCGGATGGAAAAGGCTTTTGGACTTCGCCTTGGCCCTTGTTCTTGCCGTCCCGGCGCTTCCTATCATCCTGCTGGCTGCTTTGGCGGTGAAGCTCGATTCCCCCGGGGCTCCTGCCTTTTACGTGCAGGAGCGGGTGGGCCGGGGAGGGAGGGTGTTCCGCCTGATCAAGCTTAGGACCATGGTGCCGGAGGCAGAAAAGGACACTGGTCCCGTCCTGGCCACCCGGGACGATCCCCGCCTTACCAGGGTGGGGCGCTTCCTGCGGGCCACCCGCATAGACGAGCTCCCTCAGCTCTGGAACGTTTTGAAGGGGGACATGAGCTTCGTGGGTCCCCGGCCGGAGAGGCCCTTCTTCGTCAGCCAGCTGGAGAGGGAGATACCGGGCTATTACCTGCGCCATTGCCTGCCCCCGGGGATAACGGGGCTGGCTCAGGTGGAAGGGGAATACAGCACCCCGCCGGAGGATAAGTTGAGATACGATCTTTTATACGCCCGGTCGGCTTCGCTCCTAACCGATCTCCGGATTATACTGCGGACTTTAAGCGTTATGATGCTGCGAGACAAGGCAAGTTGA
- a CDS encoding copper amine oxidase N-terminal domain-containing protein yields MLRRWLGVGVLVLFLLSILAAPVLAKPRVEKGVRVRTELRNEGEKQEVKARVETEEREGDTVAGKVYEEKEGKEKKERREERERKEKEEHKKESVEKKVYGEHKIEFAGVVTAVYGDTLTVAKGGIGYQKEETFTLTPETKIVLVGHLKREYTDPMEALKEGAMVKIKADAEGKVKVLRILPARKGEALGVVTVVYGDEEIAFDVPPFIENGRTMVPVRKVAEALGLQVDFDKETGKVTITNPANGKTVTFFLGSRKYLVDGQEKEMEVEAREISGRTVIPVRYMGEALGRNVNWLGEGVVEVE; encoded by the coding sequence GTGTTACGCAGGTGGTTGGGCGTTGGAGTCCTGGTTCTCTTCCTGCTTTCCATCCTGGCTGCGCCCGTTCTGGCCAAGCCGAGGGTGGAGAAGGGAGTTAGGGTAAGGACCGAACTCCGGAACGAGGGCGAGAAACAGGAGGTAAAGGCGCGGGTGGAGACGGAGGAGCGCGAAGGGGATACGGTAGCCGGGAAGGTCTACGAGGAAAAGGAAGGGAAGGAGAAGAAGGAGCGCAGGGAAGAAAGGGAGCGGAAGGAAAAGGAGGAGCACAAGAAAGAATCGGTAGAGAAGAAGGTCTACGGGGAGCACAAGATCGAGTTCGCGGGTGTGGTGACGGCGGTCTACGGCGATACCCTGACGGTGGCCAAGGGCGGCATAGGCTATCAGAAAGAGGAGACCTTTACCCTTACGCCGGAGACCAAGATAGTGCTGGTAGGCCACCTGAAGAGGGAGTATACCGATCCCATGGAAGCTCTGAAGGAGGGCGCCATGGTGAAGATTAAGGCCGATGCCGAGGGGAAGGTGAAGGTACTCCGCATCCTCCCTGCCCGCAAGGGAGAGGCCCTGGGCGTGGTGACCGTGGTTTACGGGGATGAGGAGATCGCCTTCGATGTCCCGCCGTTTATCGAAAACGGACGCACCATGGTCCCGGTGAGGAAGGTGGCGGAGGCCCTAGGCCTCCAGGTCGACTTCGACAAGGAGACCGGGAAGGTAACCATTACCAACCCGGCCAACGGCAAAACGGTGACCTTCTTCCTGGGAAGCAGGAAGTACCTGGTTGACGGGCAGGAGAAGGAGATGGAGGTAGAGGCCAGGGAGATTTCCGGCCGAACCGTGATCCCCGTGCGCTACATGGGCGAGGCCCTGGGTAGGAATGTGAACTGGCTGGGCGAGGGAGTGGTGGAAGTCGAGTAG
- a CDS encoding S8 family serine peptidase — MTSELATKHTRLGLKMARQLPHGAALLKTGADVRQAVAELMSDPRVEYAQPNYIYRIRAISIDPLANWGITNAVYGVQAESAWQYTQGNGIIVAVLDTGVDYNHPDLKDNMWHDPQTGTPGYDFVNNDPYPVDDNGHGTHVAGIIAAELNGQGGVGVAPQAKIMAVKVMNADGWGTSAQIVQGINYAAGHGARIINMSFGCTGCEPDYLEYEAIKSHPDVLFVAAAGNEASNNDQVLTDPASFTVDWAVYNLAALPNVIAVAALADPSRSPGNLASFSNYGPKSVALAAPGEDILSTVPSPPPGGGVALAVYSPSSGYKVMFWGFGAEDLATPEAVYDSIVRVVYNFFGITPADTQTKPLLVVDDDQSESGYFPDVSLFYRNTLSTAGYVYTFYTVPSGADGPAVDATVYSGVIWFTGYAWCSNPNSADPNNPSTWVPNLTANDQNNLTQYLTGGGKLFLCGRYAGYGIENTPFYHNYLGAQFINWWEGPSVVAGVYDPYTGTSYLLNPYNRRASVLAPAIPYARVVLTYQPYEAWSGTSMAAPFVSGAAALALSLRGDLSPGQLINILRSQVTPLPGLSGKVASGGTLNAYNVVNYVRSLPAPGGGTGGSSGAGGGGGGGGSGGGGGGGGGAPAKKEEMPPGVAELVATGDKQQLSLPEGKASLEIPAGALPPGTKLVVRIAAEAPENLPAGLLAAGPVINIESDAQPARPVKVALAFDPAKLGNLSPFYCLAFRQEADGSWRPVGGRLDFANSRVVVELEHFSSYAVLAVRKEFPDVAGHWAAKDIAVLAARGVVGGYPDGTFRPDKAITRAELAAMICRLLGLEAETPPHFSDVPPGAWYAKAVAAVSQKGLMVGDGDRFRPEDTLTREELAAVALRLAGILQRQMTPNFRDAEEISPWARQAVATAAAAGLVYGVGEGKFAPQQEVTRAQMAAILYRVAQRLGLWVETVTLKGQLTWSTIEKPHWELVAGQDIYVLLPDQADTLTAQALRESEGKEVTVKGYLESGPNIYMRGKLLRLISIEPAQ; from the coding sequence GTGACAAGCGAGCTCGCGACCAAGCACACTCGCCTGGGCCTCAAAATGGCCCGGCAGCTGCCGCACGGTGCAGCCCTCCTCAAGACGGGAGCAGACGTCCGGCAGGCGGTGGCAGAGCTTATGAGCGACCCGCGGGTGGAATATGCGCAGCCCAACTACATTTACCGCATCCGCGCTATCTCAATCGATCCACTGGCTAACTGGGGGATAACCAATGCGGTCTACGGGGTGCAGGCGGAATCCGCCTGGCAGTATACTCAGGGCAACGGGATAATCGTGGCGGTGCTAGACACCGGCGTGGACTACAACCACCCGGACCTGAAGGATAACATGTGGCACGACCCGCAAACTGGCACTCCAGGCTACGATTTTGTGAACAACGATCCTTATCCGGTGGACGATAACGGCCACGGCACCCACGTGGCAGGCATCATCGCCGCGGAACTCAACGGCCAGGGAGGGGTGGGAGTGGCTCCGCAGGCTAAGATCATGGCGGTCAAGGTGATGAACGCCGACGGCTGGGGGACCTCCGCACAGATCGTGCAAGGCATCAACTATGCCGCAGGCCACGGGGCCAGGATCATCAACATGAGCTTCGGCTGCACCGGTTGCGAACCCGACTACCTGGAATACGAGGCCATAAAATCCCACCCGGACGTCCTTTTCGTAGCCGCGGCGGGAAATGAAGCCAGCAACAACGACCAAGTGCTGACCGACCCGGCCAGCTTCACCGTGGACTGGGCAGTCTACAACCTCGCTGCCCTGCCCAACGTCATCGCCGTGGCGGCCCTGGCCGATCCCTCTCGTTCCCCCGGAAACCTGGCCTCTTTCTCCAACTACGGGCCGAAGTCTGTGGCCTTGGCCGCCCCCGGGGAGGACATCCTGAGCACAGTACCCTCTCCTCCACCTGGCGGCGGTGTGGCCCTGGCGGTTTACAGTCCGAGCTCCGGCTACAAGGTTATGTTCTGGGGCTTCGGCGCGGAGGATCTGGCCACACCCGAAGCGGTGTACGACAGCATCGTTCGGGTAGTCTACAACTTCTTCGGGATAACACCGGCAGACACACAAACCAAGCCCTTGCTGGTAGTGGACGACGACCAGAGTGAAAGCGGTTACTTTCCAGATGTGAGCCTGTTTTACCGCAACACCCTCAGCACGGCCGGCTATGTCTACACCTTCTACACCGTGCCCAGCGGTGCCGACGGCCCGGCGGTGGACGCCACCGTTTACAGCGGCGTTATCTGGTTTACCGGCTACGCCTGGTGCAGCAACCCCAACAGCGCCGACCCCAACAACCCCTCCACCTGGGTTCCCAACCTGACGGCTAACGACCAAAACAACCTCACTCAGTACTTAACGGGCGGTGGCAAGCTCTTCCTCTGCGGCCGGTACGCCGGCTATGGGATCGAAAACACTCCTTTCTACCACAACTATCTAGGTGCGCAATTCATCAACTGGTGGGAGGGCCCCTCGGTAGTTGCCGGCGTGTACGATCCGTACACCGGAACTAGCTACTTGCTGAACCCTTACAACCGCCGCGCCAGCGTGCTGGCACCGGCAATTCCCTACGCCAGGGTAGTTCTCACCTACCAGCCCTACGAAGCCTGGTCTGGCACCTCCATGGCAGCACCCTTCGTCTCCGGCGCGGCCGCCCTGGCCCTCTCCCTGCGCGGCGACCTCAGCCCTGGCCAGTTAATCAACATCTTGAGGTCGCAGGTGACCCCTCTCCCCGGCCTTAGCGGTAAAGTGGCCTCCGGCGGCACCCTCAACGCCTACAACGTCGTCAACTACGTCCGCTCCCTGCCCGCTCCCGGCGGGGGAACTGGTGGCAGCAGCGGAGCCGGTGGCGGAGGTGGCGGAGGCGGTAGTGGAGGAGGTGGTGGCGGCGGAGGCGGAGCTCCTGCCAAGAAAGAAGAGATGCCGCCTGGCGTGGCGGAGCTAGTCGCCACCGGCGACAAGCAGCAGCTGTCTCTTCCCGAAGGCAAGGCATCTCTGGAGATACCCGCGGGAGCCCTGCCTCCGGGAACAAAGCTGGTGGTTAGAATCGCTGCCGAAGCGCCGGAAAACCTCCCTGCAGGCCTGCTGGCTGCGGGACCGGTGATCAACATCGAAAGCGACGCCCAGCCAGCCAGGCCGGTGAAGGTGGCCCTGGCTTTCGACCCGGCCAAGCTCGGCAACCTGAGCCCCTTCTACTGCCTGGCCTTCCGCCAGGAGGCTGATGGTTCCTGGCGGCCGGTGGGCGGCCGTCTGGACTTCGCGAACTCGCGGGTGGTGGTGGAGCTGGAGCACTTCTCCAGCTACGCCGTGCTGGCGGTGCGCAAAGAATTCCCCGATGTCGCCGGGCACTGGGCGGCCAAGGATATAGCCGTCCTGGCAGCCCGGGGGGTGGTCGGCGGCTACCCCGACGGGACCTTCCGCCCCGACAAAGCGATAACCCGGGCGGAGCTGGCGGCCATGATCTGCCGCCTCTTGGGGTTGGAGGCCGAAACACCGCCCCACTTCAGCGACGTACCGCCCGGGGCCTGGTACGCTAAGGCGGTAGCGGCGGTCAGCCAGAAGGGGCTCATGGTGGGAGACGGCGATAGATTCCGCCCCGAGGATACTCTTACCCGCGAGGAGCTGGCGGCCGTGGCGCTCAGGCTGGCCGGCATCCTCCAGCGGCAGATGACGCCTAACTTCCGCGACGCCGAAGAGATCAGCCCCTGGGCGCGGCAGGCGGTGGCCACCGCGGCGGCAGCCGGGCTGGTCTACGGGGTGGGGGAAGGCAAGTTCGCTCCCCAGCAGGAGGTTACCCGCGCCCAGATGGCCGCCATCCTCTATCGGGTGGCCCAGCGTCTCGGCCTCTGGGTGGAGACGGTGACCCTCAAGGGGCAGCTCACCTGGAGCACCATTGAGAAGCCTCACTGGGAGCTGGTGGCAGGCCAGGACATCTACGTTCTCCTGCCCGACCAGGCGGACACCCTCACCGCCCAGGCGCTCCGGGAAAGCGAAGGCAAAGAGGTGACCGTGAAGGGGTATCTGGAAAGCGGACCGAACATCTACATGCGGGGCAAGCTTTTGCGGCTGATCTCCATCGAGCCAGCGCAGTAG